Below is a window of Salvelinus alpinus chromosome 5, SLU_Salpinus.1, whole genome shotgun sequence DNA.
aaaaacatctgggaAGGAGGATCGATTTCCATTCTCCTTATAAAAATAAACTCCGCCTTGGATCATTTGATTTTGCTTAAGTTATTACAGATATATTTTTACCACTGTATTATTGTTTACTCTCTGCTCACTCTGTTTTTCTCTACTACAGAGTCTCTGTTGAATGTAGCTGTGGAATGGATTTACAGCCAGTAGAAAGGTGATGCGGGTAGAACACCCTATTGGAAAGCGACTGTCACCTTTGCCTGTAGGTGTTCAAAGCTAACACCATGCCATAAGGAACTGTGTGCTACAACGATTTTACTGTGGGCTGGAACTATTCTTTTGGGCTGGAAAGAGGACCCTCTCCACTTTCAACATGCTGATAGCTAACAATAGCATTTTCAGAGACCTCTCTGAAgagctctctgtctctggctgatAGAAGGCCACAGAGCTCCTCAGTCAGTGGAATAGTCCTTAATTAGGAACACCAAACGCACTGCACCTGCATCTGCTCTACGTAAACACATATATTGGACACATCAAGCTGCCGTGCAGAAGCTCAAGCCGGCAGCTGGCACCtctgcatgtgtgtatgttttcctgtctgcgtgtgtgtgagtgtgcgccaCCTTGGATCCTCCTTGGAGCCGCACATAGCCCGGGCGCCCAGCCTTCGGCCCGGAGATGCTGCAGACCAACAACTACTCCCTGGTGCTGCTGATCCAGCTGAGCCTGTTGACCTTTGACCTGTTCGTCAACTCCTTCAGCGAGCTGCTGAGGGCAGCGCCCGCCGTCCAGCTGGTGCTCTTCATGTAAGACGCGGGGAAGGATGGGAGAGCCGGAGGGTTGACTCTGATGTAAATTCATTATTTAAGGGTGGGAGAAAAAGGGGATTGACACAATGTAAAAAGCAGTGTTTCTCAACTCTGGTCCCtctgcacagtgtgtgtgtgtgtgtgtccaattaTGTATCTTCATTCGTTTAACGTAACTGTAACTAAATGGaagcttctctctttctctcagtatCCAGGACATAGCCATCCTGTTTAACCTGATCATCATTCTGCTGATGCTGTTCAACACCTACGTGTTCCAGGTGGGCCTGGTGTCCTTGCTGCTGGAGCGCTTCAGGgccctgctgctgctctctgccCTCTACCTGACCCTCAGCATCTCCCTACACTCCTGGATCATGGtacgctgtgtgtgtatgtatgtgtgtcaattaaaatctaagtttattcgtcacatgcacagtttacagcaggtatgAAAGGTGCAGCGACACGCTTATGTGCTAGCTCCCTCAACAATGCAGTACATTAGTCAATATCAACAACCAAAAGAGTCAAGTCAAAATAACAAGAGAGGTAGTATGCATAGCGTAACACCCCGTATTACCGGCATATTCAACAGCGTTTAAGAAATATATTATCTTCAACAGTGTTATCTTGTGATCAAGCCATCAATGTTTTGTGATTATTGGTGTCGTAAAAATGTTAGCTAACAGGTTAGCAATTAGCATGTTTGACATTTCTGTGGAAATACTGCTACTATCAGCTTTTTGATAAGCGGTTTAGCAAAGAAAATATGTCCCGTATTATCAGCATATGGTCCCCAGTTATTGTCCTCCTTACTATTTTGTTTAATTACAAGATGTATCCGTTTTAATTTTGTTCAAAAAGAGACACCAACCTCATATCCAAGGTGTTTACTAGATAGTTGGCTAGCcttccagtaaaaaaaaaatgacttGCCTGTCAACTTATCATTCCGTAGCCCGGTGCACCCTCCTGTAAACTCTTAAAAATGGTTCTTCATCAACATCCTCTTCAGTGTTGTAACCAAATAATGtctcattatttattttatagatAAATCTTATGTTTAATAATAACATATAAATGAGTATGAATAATTTTGGTAAAAAGTTGGATATTAAATTATGTGTGGTGTGTCGTGTCGTGCAGTAGAATTTTACAATATACAGTGTCCCACAAAATGTGTGGGACATATATTACTTTTTTGAAAACTCTCAAAACCTAACTTAACTTACATAAACTGCAATGAAAATCAGTAGTCAGCTAGCTAGAAGGGTGTCTTAGTCGCAAAACGTACTGTTATTTTCCAGTCCATTTAAATGTTGAGCTCAAGGTGATTTAATCCTCCAACCGCTAGAGAGTGTCTGAAGTTAAGGGGTGTCCGATGTTGGGGGGAAATTAGATTGTAaaaacagtccattattactctGCATTTACAAATATAAAGTGGGCAGTGAAGGGACTTGGTCTAGCAGTGGAATAAATAGTATTTAATAGAACTGCAGAGTgactgagatatatatatatatataatcacaTGACTGAGATATGTGATTATCCCAccatatgtggttgtcccaccatcactaactgtaagttactctggataacagcgtctgctaagtgactcaaatgtaaaaatgtgacgtttgtgtgggtgtgtgaatgtgtttgtgtatgtttttgtgcaatggttggatgtgtgggtagtCAGTGCAAATAATCTCTAAAGTGCAGATCATCTCTGAGATGAaaatagtctctaaggtgcaggtagACAGCTGGgtttagctgttcagcagtctgatggcctggtggtAGTAGCTGCCTGTTGTTCTGAGACCCGATTCTCCGATACTGCTTGCCAGGTGGTAACAGAGTGAACAGTCCGTGGCTCAGTTGACTAGAGTCCTTGACGACCTtcctttgtatgtgtgtgagtgagagagataaTGTAGCTTACACACTTTCTGACAAATGCACGTCCATGTATATACTGCATGTGCGCATATATGTGTGAAgcctgcgtgtgtgagtgtgtgtcttgcCTATTTTCATGGGGATAGTTCTGATTTCTAGTTATTATAGAAATGTGCACGTGTGTGAAGGTATAGGATCTGTTCATAGCCTGGCGATCAACATTCAGTGAATTTGAGGTTTGAGAGATGTACTGTAGAGGAACTGATCTTTCTTACAGGCAATTGGGGGATTTAGCCTGAGCTGTGATGTACAGGAAACTCCCTGACAACCAACTATGACTGAGCTTTTGTCATAAGTGGATTCACTCCTAGCCACAAATAAGATGAGAGTATACTTTATTAATCCACAGGGGGAAATTACATTTGCCACTAACCTGATATGTGTGAGAGATATTTTACTTTGTGGATATGGAATTTCAAGTTTTCTGTAGGACTCAGAATTGTTTATTACATGTGTATTATCATTTACTATCAATTTATGGTTTATTATATGTTTTAGTGAAAGAATGCTATCCCTCAAACTGAATGATGCATTGGGTTGTGTCTATCTCTGCAGAATCTACGCTGGCTAAAATCAAACCGCTATGTGTGGACTGATGGTCTCCAAGTGCTTTTTGTCTTCCAAAGAATAGGTGAGGCTGTCTTTGGTCACACACTTACTGAAACACATTTTAGGAAACCTTTTAGGCCTGAAACGCAATCCATCTTGAATGCCTTCATTAAATCAAATAAGGTAGAGATCAGTGCTACATGGTAAATACTTTTTGAAGGTGTGTAGTACTACATcagtcaaacacacatgcaccaacacacacacagctctcacacgcTTTATTTGTATAGCGTAGTAGGTAGGTACCAAGTTGACCCTTGAGGGGCCGTATGGATCTGATTTTCATTCCCTTTATCTACTAATTGGTTAAGAGGATTTATAGTTGTCTTTTCTGTTTCAAAACCAAATTACTTCAGTCTTTCATtggtgatgtgtgtttgtgtgcagcgTCCGTGTTGTACTACTACTTCTACAAGCGCACCACAGAGTACCTGGGTGACCCTCGGCTCTATGAAGACTCGCCTTGGCTCAGAGACGCCTTTGCCAATGCCAGGGCCCGCCAGTGAGCAAAGAGCAGTGTGTGGAGATTAAACTGGAATGGACAGATCCAAAATTGACCCCTCCATTTCCCccggacacagagagacactgctaCATGCAGAGCTGAAATAGACGCTACAGTGCACAGGCATGGGCTTATATGGAGGGAAGACATGGGTAAACTTTAACAAGAAGGGTGAAAAATGAGATTCTGCAAGTCACTTTGCAGGGCAAGCCAGATGTACTGTAAGAGGCAAACTGGTTTAGGGCCTTGATTAATGGACAGAATGTTAAACCAAGATGACTGTGATGCTAAAATTTGAGAACTCATAGTTTGATGTGACATTGACAACaagttgtatatattttttttcacacTGTGTAACCTTGTGACTGCGTTTGTCTGTGTCATTTAGCTATAAATTTAATTAttatctttgttgttttgtaggatGATTTGAGTTTTTGATTTGAGTTTGTGTGCCAGATTTTTTGTGTGAAGATGACTGGAAAGAAAAACAATGTTTTATGTGTTTTAAAATGCTTACTTTTTTCCTGCTTTTTGTACAAATGTAATAAACAAAACCCAGACAGTGCATACACTGATACACACTGTCTGTGCTCAGTATCCCTTTCAGTAAATACTTCCAATGTTAATCCTATATCACATGCACTCAGCATAAGCACACATTTATGTGACACATCAATTTACGTCACAAGCTCTCGGCATTGTGAATGAGATTACCTTTTTTTATGACCCTATGTACTGGATTTACACATGGAAAAAGACAAACCGTTAGACAGTCACATGCAAAATCTCCAAAAACAATTTGGGTGAACAGAATGTATGCTGTGCAGATACAGTATTTATCAGAATAGGGGACTAAAGACCTACGTCAGAGTCTGTATATTACCGAAGAAAAAACTGGATGTTTCAGTCAATTTAATACCACATCTCTCCTAACCCACCCCATAAATAGTGCTCGACAGTAAATGTACACAACAATACACCATACACATGCTTGCTTTCATAGAGCCACAGACAGGGATCTATTTTTATACCTGGGATTAATCAGGGATTGAGTCTTTAGCCTACAGCCCACACACAGGTCAGTGTTTTTGACAGCAGTGATGTCACTGAAAGCCCTGTGTTTATGAGGGTGTCAGCAAGGATGGTGGATAAACCAAGATGTCTTACTCAAGCAGTTTACAATTGGAAAAATAGTCAAGGTTCCTGTCTGTGTAAGTGGGCGTTCCCTCTCTCGCGTCAGCATGCTTTCCCGCGTGAGGCCAATGGCTCTAGTCTACTTGTGGTCCCCTCCCCGCTCTTCCCATACGCCCttactataacattttccgccaagatagaactgccaaagggggcggtgttgcaatctactgcaaaaatactctgcagagttctgtattactatccaagtctgtacccaaacaatttgagcttctacttctaaaaattcacctttctagaaacaagtctctcactgttgccgcttgctatagacctccctctgcccgcagctgtgccctcgataccatatgtgaattgatttcccccccatctatcttctgagctcgtgctactaggtgacctaaactggggcATGCTTAACACCCGtaccatcctacaatctaagcttgatgccctcaatctcacacaaatgatcaatgaacttaccaggtacaaccccaaatccgtaaacacgggcaccctcatagatgtcatcctaactaactcgccctccaaatacacctgcTGTTTTCattcaagatctcagcgatcactgcctcattgcctgcatctgtaatgggtctgcgaccaaacgaccacccctcatcactgtcaaacgctccctaaaacacttctgcgagcaggcctttctaatcaacctggccgggTTATCCTGGAATGAcgttgacctcatcccgtcagtagatgatgcctggctattctttaaaagtgccttcctcaccatcttaaataagcatgccccactaaagaaaaattgaactaggaatagatatagtccttggttcactccagacctgtctgcccttgaccagcacaaaaacatcctgtggcgttctgcattagcatcgaatagcccccgtgatatgcaccttttcagggaagttaggaacaaatatacacaggcagttagaaaagctaaggctagctttttcaaacagaaatttgcatcctgtagtactaactcaaaaaagttctgggacactaaagtccatggagaataagagcacctcctcccagctgcccactgctctgaggctaggaaacactgttaccaccgataaatccgctataattgagaatttcaataagcatctctctacggctggccatgctttccacctagctacccctaccccagtcaactgcacggcaccctccacagcaacccgccaatgcccccaccatttctccttcacccaaatccagatagctgatgttctgaaagagctgcaaaatctggacccatacaaatcagccaggctagacaatctggaccctctctttctaaaattatctgccgccattgttgcaacccctattactagcctgttcaacctctctttcgtatcgtctgagattcccaaagattggaacgctgccgcggtcatccccctcttcaaagggggtgacactctagaaccaaactgatacagacctatatctatactaccctgtctttctaaggtatttcgaaagccaagttaacagattaccgaccatttcgaatcccaccataccttctctgctatgcaatctggtttcagagctggtcatgggtgcacctcagccacgctcaaggtcctaaacgacatcataaccgccatcgataagagacattactgtgcagccgtattcatcgacctggccaaggctttcgactctgtcgatcaccacattcttattggcagactcgacaaccttggtttctcaaatgattgccacgcctggtttaccaactacttctctgatagagttcagtgtgtcaaatcggagggcctgttgtccggacctctggcagtctctatgggtgtgccacagggttcaattctagggccgactctcttctctctatacatcaatgatgttgctcttgctgctggtgattctctgatccacctctacgcagacgacaccattctgtatacttctggcccctctttggacactgtgttaactaacctccagacgagcttcaatgccatacaactctccttccgtggcctccaactgctcttaaacgcaagtaaaactaaatgcatgctattcaatcgatcactgcccacacctgctcgcccgtccagcatcactactctggacggctctgacttagaatacgtggacaactacaaatacctgggtgtctggttagactgtaaactctccttccagactcacattaagcatctccaatccaaaattaaatctagaatcggcttcctatttcgcaaaacaaagcatccttcactcatgctgccaaacataccctcgtaaaactgaccattctaccgatcctcgacttcggtgatgtcatctataaaatagcctccaacactatactcaacaaattggatgcagtctatcacagtgccctccgttttgtcaccaaagccccatacactacccacccacTACCCACCCACTACCcactcgttggttggccctcgcttcatactcgtcgccaaacccactggctccaggttatctacaagtctctgctaggtaaagccccgccttatctctgctcactggtcaccattgcagcacccactcgtagcactcgctccagcaggtatatctcactggtcacccccaaagccaattcctcctttggtctccttccagttctctgctgccaatgactggaacgaactgcaaaaatctctgaagctggagactcatatctcccacactagctttaagcaccagctgtcagagcagctcacagatcactgcacctctACATAGCCcgtctgtaaacagcccatctatctacctacctaatcctgtatttatttatttatcttgctcctttgcaccccagtatctctacttgcacattcatcttctgcacatctaccattccagtgtttaattgctatattgtaattacttcgccaccatggtctatttattgccttaacttacctcatttgcactcactttatatagactttttgttttcttttgttctactgtattattgactgtatgttttgtttattccatgtgtaactctgtgttgttgtatgtgtcgaattgctatgctttatcttggccaggtcgcagttgcaaatgagaacttgttctcaactagcctacctggttaaataaaggtgaaataaatgttaaaaaatgtaaacgcatgcATGTGCACGCACACAGTACTAGAATTACTGCCATTTTGACCATTATCGATTTTGATTGATACAGTAAGTAGATTAAGTGTCTCTTACAAGTGCATTTTGCTTGATCAACCGTGAGCAACAATGCCATGGCTCTGAAAGATCTCTAGTCCTCTTCATCAGTCACTTGGCTTTCTGCTGCTGAGGTTGACAATTTAAAACACTGATGAGCAAAGCATTGCAACACACAGTATTTCATGTGAAAAAACGTCCTATTACAGAGGGGTAAGCCAAATAATATAAATTATGACAATCTCCTATTCTGTCCAATGCAGAAGGGCAATGCACCGACAACGACAAATCGACTTTCGAGCCACATGGGGCGCTGTGAAAGTAAATATATCTAGTTTTTAGCAATCCACTTCcgcttgttttttaaattatttatatccATGGTTTCAACACTTGAGAAGAACTGATACGATTTCGCTGGTGTTCTTATTCTGTATTTGAACGCCATGTCTTATAATTACGTGGTAACAGCGCAGAAACCGACGGCAGTCAATGCCTGCATCACTGGTAATTATGTTATTCTTGTTAGCTCGCGCACCAACATGTCGTAGCGACCTCATCCACTAGCATGTTAAGCTCCCGCGCGAGAAGCCAAGCTACTGGCACCTGCAGGCCCCTTGAAATTGTTTCGCCAGCAAGTTGATCAAGTCCATTGATAAAGGCTTTGTTCAATGTTTATTAACCATGCACAGTATGGGACATGTGGTTTCGCTCGACTGATATCATATAGCTAGCAATCAATTGTCAATCAAGTGAACACAAAATGGCACGAGCCAGTGTGTGCTCTTGCGCAGCCAGGATGTTTTGAAGCTAATGCTAGCTATCTTCAGTTGTCTGATGTCAATTTGTTTGGATTACTATTACGTTCTTGTTTATCAGTTGGCCAAGAATCTCAGACAGGTTTGGAGCTTCAGTGTTGCTAAATTACACAGGTAGCAGGCAGGCCACTGCAGTGCCAGTCAATATGTCCACCTAAATAATAAATTGGCAAATGTATAATGTTATAGTCATGGACAGTCTGCATAGTTACGAATGTAAGGACATTTACTTAGCCTTTAACTGCCTGCATTtctttgattgcaaatatgttgGCGATAACTAGCAAACTATTCAATGTATTACGTTTTAGGTTAAAATCACGTGTGATTAAAAACAACTTAATTTAAGGCATTCTGACACTGACTAACAAATCCCATATTATTAATTTTAAAATCACACTGTCTATGCAGTGTTGTCACCTTAGTGCATATTTTGAGTAAAAATTATCTGCCTAGCTAGAAAAGTATGCCAGTTGTATTGCTAGTACATAGAAAAACAAATACTTGAATTCCAGAAATTAGCATTTTCAATATACAGGAAGGAGATtgggaaataa
It encodes the following:
- the LOC139576278 gene encoding transmembrane protein 138; translation: MLQTNNYSLVLLIQLSLLTFDLFVNSFSELLRAAPAVQLVLFIIQDIAILFNLIIILLMLFNTYVFQVGLVSLLLERFRALLLLSALYLTLSISLHSWIMNLRWLKSNRYVWTDGLQVLFVFQRIASVLYYYFYKRTTEYLGDPRLYEDSPWLRDAFANARARQ